In a single window of the Zea mays cultivar B73 chromosome 5, Zm-B73-REFERENCE-NAM-5.0, whole genome shotgun sequence genome:
- the LOC100278729 gene encoding uncharacterized protein translates to MGSGDPAADPLSSFLRHPGAFSFSRRVAMARDATATSVPALRPWIVDLLPLLVVLLIAAHVLALGYWIYRLATDGSRQPARSKKH, encoded by the exons ATGGGCTCGGGCGACCCGGCGGCCGACCCCCTTTCTTCCTTCCTCCGCCACCCCGGCGCGTTCTCCTTCTCCCGTCGCGTCGCCATGGCGCGCGACGCCACCGCCACATCCGTGCCAGCGCTCCGCCCCTGGATCGTTGACCTCCTCCCgctcctcgtcgtcctcctcaTCGCCGCCCACGTCCTCGCCCTC GGTTACTGGATCTACAGGCTCGCCACGGACGGGTCCAGGCAGCCCGCGCGGAGCAAGAAGCACTAA
- the LOC100382117 gene encoding Eukaryotic translation initiation factor 5, producing MALQNIGASNRDDAFYRYKMPRMITKIEGRGNGIKTNIVNMVDIAKALARPASYTTKYFGCELGAQSKFDEKTGISLVNGAHDTAKLAGLLEVFIKKYVQCYGCGNPETEILISKTQMLSLKCAACGFVSDVDMRDKLTTFILKNPPEQKKGGKDKKKAMRRAEKERLKEGEAADEEQKKLKKDAKKKGASSKESTAKGSKKKATAGGSDEDHSTSPTRSRDGDHAAADEEEDDDDVQWQTDTSIEAAKQRMQEQLSAATAEMVMLSTEETEKKKHATHKDGTANGSAKEIPDEKPAVTKPSPYKELIGDIKASLGSAPTPTQLKAMLASSTLPSQDVMNALLEALFDGVGKGFAKEVVKNKKYLAVAVPDEGAQTLLVQAIEAFGSKCNPEALKEVPVVLKALYDGDILEEETVVDWYNAAVAAGKDSQVVKNAKPFVEWLQSAESDDEDGDE from the coding sequence ATGGCACTGCAAAACATTGGTGCTTCAAACAGGGATGATGCCTTCTACAGGTACAAGATGCCCAGAATGATTACCAAGATAGAAGGTCGTGGTAATGGTATCAAGACAAATATTGTGAACATGGTTGACATAGCAAAAGCACTTGCCAGGCCTGCTTCCTATACAACCAAATACTTTGGATGTGAGCTTGGTGCACAGTCCAAATTTGATGAGAAGACAGGGATTTCCTTGGTTAATGGGGCTCATGATACTGCAAAGCTGGCTGGTCTCCTTGAGGTATTCATCAAGAAGTATGTCCAGTGTTATGGGTGTGGGAATCCTGAGACTGAGATTCTCATATCAAAGACTCAGATGCTATCACTGAAATGTGCAGCCTGTGGGTTTGTCTCAGATGTTGACATGAGGGACAAGCTCACAACCTTCATCCTGAAAAACCCACCAGAACAGAAGAAGGGAGGAAAAGACAAGAAGAAGGCCATGAGGAGAGCTGAGAAGGAACGCCTGAAGGAAGGTGAGGCTGCTGATGAGGAGCAGAAGAAACTGAAGAAGGATGCAAAGAAGAAGGGTGCATCTTCCAAGGAGTCTACTGCCAAGGGTTCAAAGAAGAAGGCTACTGCTGGTGGCTCTGATGAGGACCACTCAACCTCTCCAACTCGCAGCCGTGATGGTGACCATGCAGCTGCGGACGAGGAAGAGGATGATGATGATGTCCAGTGGCAGACTGACACTTCTATTGAGGCTGCGAAGCAGCGTATGCAGGAGCAGCTGAGTGCAGCAACCGCTGAAATGGTGATGCTGTCCACTGAGGAGACTGAGAAGAAGAAACATGCAACCCACAAAGATGGCACTGCTAATGGTTCAGCAAAAGAAATACCTGATGAAAAGCCTGCCGTCACTAAGCCTAGTCCCTATAAAGAACTGATTGGAGACATCAAGGCTAGCCTGGGAAGTGCTCCCACACCTACCCAGCTCAAGGCTATGCTGGCCTCCTCGACCCTTCCTTCCCAGGACGTGATGAATGCTCTCCTCGAGGCTCTCTTTGACGGTGTGGGCAAGGGATTTGCAAAGGAGGTCGTGAAGAACAAGAAGTACCTTGCAGTTGCTGTGCCAGATGAGGGTGCCCAGACCCTGCTGGTTCAAGCCATCGAGGCTTTTGGCAGCAAGTGCAACCCCGAGGCGCTGAAGGAGGTCCCAGTTGTCCTGAAAGCCCTGTACGACGGAGATATCCTGGAGGAGGAAACCGTTGTGGACTGGTACAACGCTGCTGTCGCAGCTGGAAAGGACTCCCAGGTCGTCAAGAATGCCAAGCCGTTTGTCGAGTGGCTCCAGAGCGCCGAGTCTGACGACGAGGATGGCGATGAATGA